One region of Pogona vitticeps strain Pit_001003342236 chromosome 1, PviZW2.1, whole genome shotgun sequence genomic DNA includes:
- the LOC140703824 gene encoding uncharacterized protein LOC140703824, with protein MAPLASSPASRPVLLAHPPRSAGPGFASPPPASRPPDWWGGRPREQRSGGGGSSRKGGGGVGGSTRSEHLAGGRRAELTTAQPARSDRGALGNTSAAAPGFPLQREGAWDEQGASASCPPGRERAWQPRLAGARDRRQTPQPGARRGPKQKRRRAEGNVAEASRTKEALSPQRESLAAPIETRQKGLSGTDRRWGTEGRNTERPLSLPMPQNASGGFPRRGRRELNDPLGVCKITLREPKASADPGVKSLRKGSSLLTNQFCACKFHPPQPRRRVRLHFIKKKLRFSREAPGGSTFSLCFSRWLATAPKRPSLNRIERTSLCIAAGSTHPSHSPPTHTRNCPRHYTWKPLMLALGFGGVLFSVKLGSEKA; from the exons ATGG CTCCTCTTGCGTCGTCGCCGGCGAGTCGCCCCGTCCTCCTCGCCCATCCTCCTCGCTCGGCGGGCCCAGGGtttgcctccccacccccggcGTCGCGACCGCCGGACTGGTGGGGAGGCCGGCCCCGGGAGCAACGcagcggcggcggtggcagcagcaggaaaggtgGCGGCGGCGTCGGCGGCAGTACCCGGTCGGAGCACCTCGCAGGTGGGCGGCGGGCCGAGCTCACCACGGCACAGCCCGCGAGAAGCGACCGAGGCGCGCTTGGGAACACGAGCGCGGCCGCTCCTGGGTTTCCGCTGCAGCGGGAAGGCGCCTGGGACGAGCAGGGAGCGTCGGCGAGCTGCCCGCCCGGCCGGGAACGTGCATGGCAGCCTCGCCTCGCCGGAGCCAGGGACCGTCGCCAAACTCCCCAACCTGGCGCGCGGCGCGGGCCAAAGCAAAAACGCCGCCGAGCGGAAGGGAACGTCGCCGAAGCGTCGCGGACGAAGGAGGCTCTTTCTCCTCAGAGGGAGAGCCTCGCGGCCCCGATCGAGACGAGACAGAAGGGGCTCTCGGGGACCGATCGGCGGTGGGGGACGGAAGGGAGAAATACCGAACGGCCCTTAAGTCTGCCAATGCCCCAGAATGCAAGCGGCGGCTTCCCCAGGAGGGGCAGGAGGGAGTTAAACGATCCTCTCGGTGTGTGTAAAATAACACTGCGTGAACCAAAAGCATCTGCAGATCCCGGGGTTAAATCGCTCAGGAAAGGCTCGTCGCTGCTAACGAATCAATTTTGCGCTTGCAAATTTCACCCCCCCCAACCGAGGCGCCGAGTTCGTTTGCACTTCATAAAAAAAAAGCTACGTTTCAGTCGGGAAGCGCCTGGCGGCAGCACGttttcactttgtttttctcGGTGGCTGGCCACGGCCCCCAAGCGTCCCAGTTTAAACCGAATCGAAAGAACTTCGCTCTGCATTGCCGCCGGTTCCACCCATCCATCCCActcaccccccacacacacacggaacTGTCCTAGACATTACACGTGGAAACCGCTCATGTTGGCATTGGGGTTTGGCGGTGTCTTGTTCTCTGTAAAACTAGGAAGTGAGAAG